The proteins below are encoded in one region of Mus caroli chromosome 10, CAROLI_EIJ_v1.1, whole genome shotgun sequence:
- the Vps26a gene encoding vacuolar protein sorting-associated protein 26A isoform X3, producing the protein MQVEKPYESYIGANVRLRYFLKVTIVRRLTDLVKEYDLIVHQLATYPDVNNSIKMEVGIEDCLHIEFEYNKSKYHLKDVIVGKIYFLLVRIKIQHMELQLIKKEITGIGPSTTTETETIAKYEIMDGAPVKGESIPIRLFLAGYDPTPTMRDVNKKFSVRYFLNLVLVDEEDRRYFKQQEIILWRKAPEKLRKQRTNFHQRFESPDSQASAEQPEM; encoded by the exons ATGCAAGTTGAAAAGCCATATGAGTCATACATCGGTGCCAATGTCCGCCTGAG GTATTTTCTTAAGGTGACAATTGTGAGAAGATTGACAGACTTAGTGAAAGAGTACGATCTTATTGTTCACCAGCTAGCCACCTATCCTGATGTCAACAACTCTATTAAAATGGAAGTGGGCATTGAAGACTGTCTGCACATAGAGTTTGAATATAATAAGTCCAA GTATCATTTAAAGGATGTAATTGTTGGAAAAATTTACTTCTTATTagtaagaataaaaatacaacacATGGAATTACAGCTGATCAAGAAAGAGATCACAGGAATTG GACCCAGCAccacaacagagacagagacaatcgCTAAGTATGAGATTATGGATGGGGCGCCAGTAAAAG GAGAATCTATTCCGATAAGATTGTTCTTAGCAGGGTATGACCCAACCCCCACGATGAGAGATGTGAACAAGAAGTTTTCAGTAAGGTATTTTCTAAACCTCGTGCTTGTTGATGAGGAGGACCGAAGGTACTTCAAGCAGCAG GAGATCATCCTGTGGAGAAAAGCACCCGAGAAACTGAGAAAACAGAGGACGAACTTTCACCAGCGGTTTGAATCTCCAGACTCGCAGGCCTCTGCGGAACAGCCTGAGATGTAA